The bacterium (Candidatus Blackallbacteria) CG13_big_fil_rev_8_21_14_2_50_49_14 genome window below encodes:
- a CDS encoding flagellar protein FlaR, protein MKRIAIVGNGGGGKTTLSRGLGAALGLPVYHVDSLQFQPGWKVTPQVETSQKLDQIAQTNAWIIDGFGTKEVIERRFNGADTIVFVDFPLWRHYGWAFKRQMGSFKKVREELPENCPEFSLQYTWKLFRAIWRVHKEYRPWFREKIQALPPSTQCFHIKSKQDWQKFYAHYCE, encoded by the coding sequence ATGAAGCGAATTGCAATTGTTGGGAATGGTGGAGGCGGAAAAACCACCTTAAGTCGTGGCTTAGGTGCCGCCTTAGGGCTGCCTGTTTACCATGTCGATTCACTTCAATTTCAGCCAGGTTGGAAGGTGACTCCCCAAGTTGAAACTTCGCAAAAATTGGATCAGATTGCGCAAACGAATGCCTGGATTATTGACGGTTTTGGTACAAAAGAAGTGATCGAGCGTCGATTTAATGGGGCGGACACGATTGTGTTTGTGGATTTTCCGCTCTGGAGACACTATGGGTGGGCTTTTAAGCGTCAAATGGGATCGTTTAAAAAAGTTCGCGAGGAGTTGCCCGAAAACTGTCCTGAATTTTCACTGCAATATACCTGGAAGCTGTTTCGTGCGATTTGGAGAGTTCACAAAGAATACAGGCCCTGGTTCAGAGAAAAAATTCAAGCTTTGCCTCCAAGCACCCAATGTTTTCATATCAAATCCAAGCAGGACTGGCAGAAATTTTATGCCCACTATTGTGAATAG